One stretch of Halococcus hamelinensis 100A6 DNA includes these proteins:
- a CDS encoding NAD(P)/FAD-dependent oxidoreductase, with the protein MANSLSPPTAAIYAARSNNDPLVLEGDEPGGQLTLTTDVANYPGFPDGIGGSELVQRMKTQAKNFGADVRHGIVVSVDDSGRPFELTLASGESLTADAVIVASGASARTLGIPGEDDLMGYGVSTCATCDGAFFRDEEMVVVGGGDAAMEEASFLTKFASKVHLIHRRETFRAEDYWIDRLEEHVEAGEVEVTKNTELDEIHGTPEGGIDGVSLLSHPEGHPSEKRDDPNTEKYDLDVGAVFLAIGHTPNTGYLRETGVEMDAMGYLHTKGGTGGGQTRTGVPGIFGAGDVVDSHYQQAVXGGTGGGQTRTGVPGIFGAGDVVDSHYQQAVTAGGMGAKAALDADDYLETHDVPTAEKATVGSDD; encoded by the coding sequence GTGGCCAACTCACTCTCACCACCNACCGCCGCGATCTACGCCGCCCGCTCGAACAACGACCCACTCGTCCTCGAAGGCGACGAACCCGGTGGCCAACTCACTCTCACCACCGATGTCGCCAACTACCCGGGATTTCCCGACGGCATCGGAGGCTCCGAACTCGTCCAGCGAATGAAGACACAGGCCAAGAACTTCGGGGCCGACGTCCGCCACGGTATCGTCGTATCCGTCGACGACTCGGGTCGGCCGTTCGAACTCACTCTCGCCAGCGGGGAGTCACTCACCGCCGACGCGGTCATCGTCGCCAGCGGTGCCAGCGCCCGCACCCTCGGGATCCCGGGCGAGGACGACCTCATGGGCTACGGGGTTTCGACCTGTGCGACCTGCGACGGGGCCTTCTTCCGCGACGAGGAGATGGTCGTCGTCGGCGGCGGCGACGCCGCCATGGAAGAAGCCAGCTTCCTCACGAAATTCGCCTCCAAAGTCCACCTGATCCACCGCCGCGAGACCTTCCGCGCCGAGGACTACTGGATCGACCGTCTCGAAGAGCACGTCGAGGCCGGTGAGGTCGAAGTCACCAAGAACACCGAACTCGACGAGATCCACGGAACTCCCGAGGGCGGGATCGACGGCGTCTCGCTCCTCTCCCATCCCGAGGGTCACCCGAGCGAGAAACGCGACGATCCGAACACTGAAAAATACGACCTCGACGTCGGCGCAGTGTTCCTCGCCATCGGTCACACCCCGAACACCGGCTATCTTCGGGAGACGGGTGTCGAGATGGATGCCATGGGCTATCTCCACACCAAGGGCGGCACCGGCGGCGGACAGACCCGAACCGGCGTTCCCGGCATCTTCGGTGCGGGCGACGTCGTCGACTCACACTACCAGCAGGCCGTCNAGGGCGGCACCGGCGGCGGACAGACCCGAACCGGCGTTCCCGGCATCTTCGGTGCGGGCGACGTCGTCGACTCACACTACCAGCAGGCCGTCACCGCCGGCGGCATGGGCGCGAAGGCCGCACTCGACGCCGACGACTATCTCGAAACCCACGACGTACCGACAGCGGAGAAGGCGACCGTCGGATCCGACGACTGA